Genomic window (Rosa chinensis cultivar Old Blush chromosome 6, RchiOBHm-V2, whole genome shotgun sequence):
GTTCCCAACTTTTAGGCTATTGCATACTTCTTCTAAGTTTTACATAGAATTTCGGTCTCAGTTTATCCTCCAGGAGATGAAATCAATATTTTTATCCATCATGGCCCAGATTTTCATACAAATTCCTTGCAAGGCAATATCATAATGACCATATCCGACGAAGTCATCATTGACTCACTGCCATTTCTTCATCCTCCTCTAGAAACTCCAGAGACTCGCCATACAAATTTTGAGCATCCTGCCTTACAATACCTAAGGGACCTGTCTCTCCCACAGATTCTAGACCTTTAATAAGTATTCTAAATGATGACCTATCTGGTTCACACCCTACGCCTTTCATCAAGTAATAGCACTCCATAGCAAGTGTAGGGAGGTTAAAACTTAATAATGCTGTCAAGAGAGCGTTAAAACCCTCAATGTCGGGCTGTAAATTAGTTTCCTGTTTCAAGCACAAGCAAAGATTTTCGACTTGTTCAAACAATTCATTGCTAGCCATTACCTTGATCATATCAGCATAAAGCAAAACCTGTGGCTTATACCAGTACTCCTTTCTAATGTCTTCAAAGACCTGTAAGAAGCAATGGAAAAACGATATCAAGAACAGCAACTCCATCATATAGAAACAACAAACTGAAGCAAATAATCACTATAAGGAAAATACATCACAAAGCAAGATAAATAAAATCTCTAGAACTGGTTCAAATGAAAGGGGACTGAGTCTTCAAGGAAAACACATAGCAAAAACAAGTAATATGCAGACATTTCAGTACCCAATTCATCATCTACTTCAATTATAGCAAAGAAATAAAGGAAACGAAAGAGTACCCAAGTCAACTTTTTAGACAAATTCAAGAAAAcagagattgaagaagaaaatgaaatgaaattaagATTGTAAAGAGCAAACCTTGAGGGCCAAGAAGCATTCATTTTGGCGGAGGAGGTCTTTGAGCACGGCCATCATGTCGAGCTTCAATAAGCGCCTGAACTTAGAATTGAAGACTTGCTCCATAAGACCCTCGTTTTTCTTGGCTCTCTTCAAAGCTTGAATTGTCTGAATGGCTTCGATGCTGAGATTCCTTCCCTTCTGCAAAGGCCTCGGGTTCTTGCTTCTGTCTCTCATTGTTATTATCAGTAAACATCTCTTGGGTTTTGAAAGTTGCAGATACTGACAGTGTGGCTGTGCATTAAAGCCTATTAAGGTTTTGGGTAGAGAGCTGAAGATGGTGACAGTTTGAAGTGCGGAAGAGGGTCTCATTGTGTTTGGCTTTTGCTGACCAAAGCCAGTCTCTTTGGAGAAGAAGATATTCGTATAAATACCCTGCGTTTTCAGTGTCTGATCGACCCgacgaaccgaaccgaaccgaacagaACATACCCGACCGACCCGAACCTACCTGACCCGAACCTAGCCGACCCGAACCTACCCGACCCATTCAGAACCATGGTATTAACAAGACGAAGTGATGAACTGAACGGACATTTGTGGTCCGATTTTCGATTAATCttcaagataaaagaaaaattatttaaattttgtatttttttttatcataaattTGGTGAAATGGAATTTATCAAGATTAGCTGTGAGTCTGGGAAGTTTGAGGGAAGTTTAATTTGCTATGACATGCCTAAGAAATTTCTTGGCCAAGGAATACCATTCGTTTGAAATTAGCTCATTTTAtctcttttatttgttcaatcctgatatttttgaatattttatttatttattttaattttaaaatgactttaaagaattttttttataaaataattaACTAAATGACACTCAATGAGAGACGGTAAGTAATCATAAAATTTTAATAGATGGTATGAAGTTCTAAGTTGATTTGTACCAAGCACTATCCTATCCTTGTTTTATCCTCCTTAAGTCCTTATGAATACCATATCTTattctttttacttataattGCCACATTGATCCAAAATTCCAAATCTTGCATTAGACTTTTAGTATTGGATTTTAAGGTAATTTCCCTTTATGATAGAACAGCAAGAAGAAGATATGGAACtcatcaaaaaaaagaaaaaatacataaactatatatcaagaaaataattaaagtaTGAAAGAAAATAGTGAacatttttcttcaaaaaaagaaaaatatttaaaaatgaTTATTCATTTTGacctaaagaaaagaaaaacatccATAGAAAATACGTatattattgttttgggaaTTTGGGTCAAAGGTATACTACTACGTTAGAATACTCTAGGCAAATGACACAGCGACAACCCAATGAAGCtttagacacacacacacagtcccTATTAGAAAATTCCGATTACGCAATTGTCGGCTCAGGCCCCTCCCTCCTTCCTTTCCTTCCTTCCTTCAGGCAACAACCAACAAATCAAGCTCATAACGAAACCATtcacactttctctctctcaaatctaacCTCATTTCTCAGATCAATGCACCAATCAAACCCACAGATCCGCCCCTTATGGTCCTCCTCCTGCCACTAATCCAGATTCTTCGTCAATGTCGGCTTCTCAAACCCTAGGCGGGGTTTCACGCGCCGGCCGCCTCCTCGGCCCCTCCCTCGACAAAATCATCAAGAACGCCGCCTGGCGCAAGCACTCCCATTTGGTCTCCGCCTGCAAATCCGCCCTCGACAAGCTCGACTCCCTCTCCGACTCCCCCCTCAACGATCCCAACTCCCCCATCGTCGGCTTCCTCTTCCCCGACGCCGAGTCCGTCCTCGCCCCCTCCTCCTCGCCGTCGACTCCGCCCACGCCAAGGTCGTCGAGCCCGCCCTCGAATGCGCCTTCAAGCTCTTCTCCCTCGGTCTCTTCCGCGGGCAGATCGACGCCGCCGCCCCCAAGTTCGTCCTCTTCAAGCTCATCGACTCCGTCTGCAAGTGCGGTGGCCTCGGCGACGAGGCGATCGAGCTCGCCGTCCTCAAGGCTCTGCTCGCCGCCGTTAGATCGCCGTTAGTGGCGATCAGAGGGGACTGCTTGGTGAGTATTGTGAGGACTTGTTACAATGTGTACCTTGGTGGATTGAATGGGACCAATCAGATCTGTGCCAAGTCGGTTTTGGCTCAGATTATGGTCATCGTCTTTACCAGAGTGGAGGCCGATGCTATGTACGTCACCATCTCCAGGGTTTCGGTCAGCGAATTGCTGGAATTTACTGATAAGAATCTGAATGAAGGGAGCTCCATTATGTTCTGCCAGAATTTCATCAATGAGGTTATGGAAGCTAGTTATGGGGGTCCTGATAGTATCAAAATGGCGGCTCCGGCCCCCAGGAGATTGCAAAATGGAAATGCCGCCGCTGGACGCGGTGAGTCGGGGGCTGGAGAGTCCAATGATGAAGCTGAATCTGGCGAGGGAGGTGGTAGTAGTAAGATTCGGGATGatggatttcttttgtttaagaATTTGTGTAAGTTGTCGATGAAGTTCTCGTCACAGGAGTACTCTGATGATCAAATACTATTGAGGGGTAAAATATTGTCGTTGGAGCTTCTGAAGGTGGTTATGGACAATGGGGGTCCTATTTGGCTCTCTAATGACAGGCAAGTGATCAGATCTAATTTTATCTCATAACTCTAGTAGACGCCTGTTGTTGTTtctgtttctttcattttgcttTTTTGGAGACGAGGCAATTTAATCTAGTGACTAAGCAATGTATAATGGATTCATAATAAGTAGCAAACTAATAAATGAATCCGGTCTGGTAACTGAGGAAAGTGACTTAGCAATATGGATGCCTGTTGTTGTTTCTGATTCTGTCATAATATTAACTAGTGAGTAAGCAATGTATGATGAATTCATGTATATTAGTGTAAGCAATTATCTGAATCTGGTATAGTGGCAAACGAGTGACTGAGCAGTAATATTAGTGCAAACTGAAATATGAACCAGCTATGATGGTGAACTAGTGACAGAGCAATGCCTGTTGTTtctgtttctttcattttgcttTAGGCGTATATATGGAGATCGAGGGAAATTAAACTAGTGACTAAGCCATGTATAATGGATTCATATACAGTACAGGCACTTTATAAAGCAATGATTTATGGCGCTTCAAGTggcatttttgttgttgttaagGACTTTATAGTGATTTAACATCATTTATACAGAGAAAAAAGAATAGTTATATTCCTTCACTCACACCAGCATACCTTTTATTTGGGAGTTGGGTGGATACTGTGGATTCTACTCATTTATATGTTATTTTGAGCTATTAAAATACTGAATAGTTATAATAAGCATCACTCTTGAGCCTAGTTATGTCTTTATTATAGAAAACTAAGTTCGACGGATGTCATTTTAAAGACTGGAGTAAGAAGAGGATCGAAAGCTAAATACGTATCTGTTGCTCATTTTTCATCTGATGTGTATTGTTTCTGATATATTGATGTAGAAGATCCTGTTTTTTCAGCCACATTTTGCAGCTATTTTTATGAATTACTCGTGAGGAACCTGATAGTTTCATTTTCTTGGCAGGTTTCTCAATGGCATCAAGCAGTTCCTATGCTTATCATTGCTAAAAAACAGTGCGCTGTCAGTTATGGCTATTTTCCAGCTCCAGTGTTCTATTTTCACGAGCTTGTTATCAAAATTTAGATCAGGGTTGAAAGCAGAAATCGGTATATTTTTTCCCATGCTCGTCTTACGCGTGCTTGAGAATGTTCTCCAGCCTAGTTTCTTGCAGAAAATGACGGTCCTCAATTTATTAGAGAAGATCTCTCAGGATCCACAGATTATCATTGACATTTTTGTCAACTATGACTGTGATGTGGATTCCCCAAACATTTTCGAAAGGTATTGCACTTGTCTGTTGCAGATCTTACTTGCATACTGAGATGCTATTAGAAAaaacattttcttttggtaGCTAATTATTGTTGGTTTTGCGATAAGTTACATGTTATAGTTTGCCATTCAGAGCTCACATAAATAACAACCTTTGGAGAGAGTTGAATTCTAATTGGGAGACACAATTTTTTGTTTGATAACTGCACTCATGACCTAGTTTGCATAATTGGGGTGCCTTTGTTTCAAATGAGACCGAGACTTTAAGAGGTTGAGAACTTATGCAGTAAGAAGCAATAAATTATCTCCATAATATATTTTAGTGTGAGATCCAAGGAAAATGTTTGAAAATGTTGGTTCCTTGTATCCTATGTAGAGGAAAAATCGTTTTTCAGTCAGTCTGCTTGAATGTTTTCCTCTTGAGATTCTGTCTTGAGTGATAGTCTGAAACCTCTACTTGAAATTCCAAATGACTGTATTTTATTATTTCAACTAGATTGTGATTAATATTTAAGATTATAAAATGCATTTAGAAATAATACTTTTAAACTTCAATATTTGTTTTCCCTAGTCTTATTTTTCTTGTTCAGAGAATGATAAGATCatggaaagaaaaacaaatttttaGTACATTAACACTTTCAGAGGGTCAGAACTTATGCAGTAAGAAGCAATAACATATCTCCAAAATAGTTAATTAGTTATTACGTATTAGAGTGTCCAAGGATTAATGTTGGGTGCGTGTAGCAGGAGAATTGTTTTTCAATCAGTCTGGTTGGACGTTTTTCACTCAAGATTCTGTCTGAATGAGAGTTCAGAACCTCAATTTGAAATCTCCAAATTACAAATATGTTTTTTAATCAGTCTGCTTGGACCTTTTGCTGAGATATTActtttgaaattaaaaaaaaatctgttctCTTTCTAACAcccatggaaaaaaaaaaaaaacttttatcaTTAAGGATCTACTGTAGCCtactttatttatcttttttttgttttgtttttgttttttatatatttttttaaagctAGTCTGGTGCCCTTTTGCTATTGAAATTAAACTCAGGTGTAGAGCTTTGAAACATGCTTTAGCTTCAAACAATTTAAGGATTGATATTGCCCCAGGTCTAGCTCAaacccaattttttttcctgttttgaTAGTATTTATACTTCATTTGATCAAGCTTAGTACTCATTGTATGGTggaatatctctctctctctctctctctctctctatctatctatctatctatctatctatctatctctctaggacatacatatacatatttcacCTTTTTAAATGTCATTCCTTATGCATTGTGTTTTTTGTAAAATGTATTAAAACCCTTATAATTCCATCAGATGTTTGCAGGATTGTCAACGGCCTTCTGAAAACTGCTCTAGGTCCACCTTCTGGTTCAACAACAACATTATCTCCGGTTCAGGATATTACTTTCAGGCATGAATCAGTGAAGTGCTTGGTTAACATCATTAAGTCAATGGGAGCTTGGATGGACCGACAGAGACTGGGAGACTCCTATCTACCAAATACCAATGAGAGTGACACTACATCAGAGAAAACAGAGAATCAATTGACCCTAAATGGTGAAGAAGGAACCGCTTTAGACAATGAATTACATCCAGAAGGAAGTTCAGATGCTGCAACTCTCGAGCAACGTCGAGCTTTTAAACTTGAACTGCAGGTTGAGCTCTGCTTTACTTGTTTGGGGCTATATTTTCACTGCTATATTCTCCTCATTTACAGGTGGAGACTCTGTAAAATGCAAGAGTATCCACTCATTATGCAGTGTGACTTTCATGGTTGTTTTTCATATCAGTTGTTTGGTATTTGGGATATATCAATTTCCCATCCTTCTCTTCTGTGTCTGGTGTTTTGTGCTTTCGTCTTTCCAGGAATAAGCCTGGCTCTCCCTTGAGTGACAATCTCTTTGTTTTCAATGCAGAAAGGTATCTCACTGTTCAATAGGAAACCTTCCAAGGGCATTGAGTTTCTGATAAGCACAAAAAAAATTGGGGGTTCTCCAGCAGATGTGGCTTCTTTCCTGAAGAACAACACTGCGGGCCTAAATGAAACCATGATCGGTGACTATTTGGGTGAAAGGGAAGAATTTTGTCTAAAAGTTATGCATGCTTATGTAGattcctttaatttcaaagGGATGGATTTTGGTGAAGCAATTAGGTTTTTCCTGCGGGGGTTCAAGTTACCTGGAGAAGCACAGAAAATTGACCGAATCATGGAGAAGTTTGCTGAGCGTTATTGTAAATGCAGTCCGAATTCATTTACTAGTGCAGATACTGCTTATGTCCTTGCATACTCTGTGATAATGCTCAACACGGATGCCCATAATATCATGGTTAAAGATAAGGTTTGTAGTATAACCTgtatttttttggttttatgtcaaATAGTATCAAGTTTTGGGCCATGTTTTGGCATTTTGTTCCATATCAAAACATCTGGGGTGAATGTTCAGATTTTTTTGGTTTCCTCCTTAGCATCATCTCCTATTGATTGTTGTTTCCCAAGATGTGCTTGTAATTATCAAGGGGTCAAATCCATTTCTTTATAATAACATCATTAATCTTTACCATCATTTTTTTTACAGATAAAAATATTATTCTGTCAACTTATCAttttccatttttgtttttcttttggttttggtttttttttgaaGGAGGAGGTGATTGCGGGATACTACCAGTTCTACTTGTAGAAATTTTAAATGTTATTCTAGAATGGATaaataaaattgattaaaaCTGCTTGTTGTATCTGATTTTGTTATGCATTTAGCGCCTTTCAGAAGTTATCTTCTAGATTGTATACTTTggttttttttggggggggggggggggggggggtttgggAGTTGGGTAATCTGTGGGAGAGGATTCAATTCTAGGTTCTTTATGGCCTTCAAAGATCCAGagtttagggattttttttttttttgctaatttAAATTGGGGAGCTGTTGTTTCCTTCTTTGTTTCTTGTTGGGGAGCTGTTGTTTGGTTTTTCAGCTAAAATATTTGAAGTTCAGTTGATTCATTAACCCTGCTCTGTACATTCTGTTCTCTCTTAAAGAATTCAAATTCCTAAGTAGAAAACGAATCTGTGTGCTGATACTGCATTTGCTGATTATCCAGATGACCAAGGCCGATTTCATACGTAACAACCGAGGAATAGATGATGGCAAGGATCTACCTGAGGAATATCTTGGTGCACTATATGATCAGATTGttaaaaatgaaattaagaTGAAGGCTGACTCTTCTGTACCACAGAGCAAGCAGGAAAACAGCTTTAACAAATTATTGGGCCTGGATGGTATCCTGAATCTAGTAACTGGGAAGCAGACTGAAGAAAAAGCGTTGGGTGCAAATGGGCTTCTTATAAAGGACATCCAAGAGCAATTTAAGGCGAAGTCAGGGAAATCAGAGTAAGTTAAGATGAATACTATTAGAGATAACTGTTTTAACTATATTCATGGATTCTAAGTTGTTACTCAGGGTGTTTGGCTTATTACTAGACTAGTAGACTGATCAAGCATGCAAAAGTGAGAAAGTGCAGTACTGGTTTAGCTATATGATAATATCTAATGATATTTGTTTTTGCTGAATTCGTATCTTACtttctaatttcttttcttgGCAAGTATCATCCTTTCTTGGATTCAGTTTAATATTATACAATAATGTGAGACAGCTTCTTGTTTTGTTCATATGAGTCGGGTTGCAATTCAACTCTGTTTTGTATATACTTTGTCTCATACAAAGGAACATGAGAGTGGTAGGTTGAAAGTCAGTACTAAACGCTCACTGCTCGTAAATCTGTCTTTCATTATGGAAATTGAAGTAATTGATCCCAGTCAAGCCTATGGCTTTACTGATTTGGTTTGAGA
Coding sequences:
- the LOC112174380 gene encoding pentatricopeptide repeat-containing protein At1g62350 isoform X1; this encodes MRPSSALQTVTIFSSLPKTLIGFNAQPHCQYLQLSKPKRCLLIITMRDRSKNPRPLQKGRNLSIEAIQTIQALKRAKKNEGLMEQVFNSKFRRLLKLDMMAVLKDLLRQNECFLALKVFEDIRKEYWYKPQVLLYADMIKVMASNELFEQVENLCLCLKQETNLQPDIEGFNALLTALLSFNLPTLAMECYYLMKGVGCEPDRSSFRILIKGLESVGETGPLGIVRQDAQNLYGESLEFLEEDEEMAVSQ
- the LOC112174380 gene encoding protein THYLAKOID ASSEMBLY 8, chloroplastic isoform X3 — translated: MRPSSALQTVTIFSSLPKTLIGFNAQPHCQYLQLSKPKRCLLIITMRDRSKNPRPLQKGRNLSIEAIQTIQALKRAKKNEGLMEQVFNSKFRRLLKLDMMAVLKDLLRQNECFLALKVFEDIRKEYWYKPQVLLYADMIKALKLMLQCFAH
- the LOC112174380 gene encoding protein THYLAKOID ASSEMBLY 8-like, chloroplastic isoform X2; amino-acid sequence: MRPSSALQTVTIFSSLPKTLIGFNAQPHCQYLQLSKPKRCLLIITMRDRSKNPRPLQKGRNLSIEAIQTIQALKRAKKNEGLMEQVFNSKFRRLLKLDMMAVLKDLLRQNECFLALKVFEDIRKEYWYKPQVLLYADMIKFHKGNRRACLLVTIADH
- the LOC112174380 gene encoding protein THYLAKOID ASSEMBLY 8-like, chloroplastic isoform X4, which produces MRPSSALQTVTIFSSLPKTLIGFNAQPHCQYLQLSKPKRCLLIITMRDRSKNPRPLQKGRNLSIEAIQTIQALKRAKKNEGLMEQVFNSKFRRLLKLDMMAVLKDLLRQNECFLALKVFEDIRKEYWYKPQVLLYADMIKEMIKRYPAW
- the LOC112174380 gene encoding protein THYLAKOID ASSEMBLY 8-like, chloroplastic isoform X6 produces the protein MRPSSALQTVTIFSSLPKTLIGFNAQPHCQYLQLSKPKRCLLIITMRDRSKNPRPLQKGRNLSIEAIQTIQALKRAKKNEGLMEQVFNSKFRRLLKLDMMAVLKDLLRQNECFLALKVFEDIRKEYWYKPQVLLYADMIKNQ
- the LOC112174380 gene encoding protein THYLAKOID ASSEMBLY 8-like, chloroplastic isoform X5 → MRPSSALQTVTIFSSLPKTLIGFNAQPHCQYLQLSKPKRCLLIITMRDRSKNPRPLQKGRNLSIEAIQTIQALKRAKKNEGLMEQVFNSKFRRLLKLDMMAVLKDLLRQNECFLALKVFEDIRKEYWYKPQVLLYADMIKYRP